Within the Beduinella massiliensis genome, the region AATGGAAGAAAAACAGGAAGAGGGGCTCTTCAATGCAGGACGCTCAGCTCATTTCGCTCGTGGACAGGCACCGCGGCGCGATCCTCAGTACGCAGGACTTTCTTTGGGCCCACCCCCAGACCGGCTATCGCGAATGGGAGGCGGACCGGTACATGGCCGCGCACTTCGAAGCCCTCGGCTACCGCCTCACGCGCGCGGGCGACATCCCCGGCTTTTACGCAGACGTGGACACGGGTCATCCGGGCCCGAAGGTAGCCCTGCTCGCGGAGCTCGACTCGCTCATCTGCAGGAACCACCCGGACGCGAACCCCGAGACGGGCGCTGTGCACGCCTGCGGCCACAGCGCGCAGTGCGCCGCGATGGCCGGACTGGCGGCGGCGCTGCGCGAGCCGGGCGCGCTGGACGGGTTGTGCGGGTCGATCCGGCTGATGGTCGTGCCTGCGGAGGAGCTCATCGAGATCGGCTACCGCGAGGCGCTCAGAAAGCGGGGCGTGATCCGCTATCTCGGCGGCAAGGTGGAGTTCCTCGCGCGCGGCTTCTTCGACGGCGTGGACATGGCGATGATGATCCACAACAGCGCCCACAGCGAGGGCCCTGCGATGCTCGTCGGAGAGGGCTGCAACGGCTGCGTCACCAAGCAGATGACGTTCACGGGCGTAGCCGCGCACGCGGGCGGCTCGCCGCACGAAGGAATCAACGCGCTGTACGCGGCGACGACGGCGCTCTCCGCGGTCAACGCGCTGCGCGAGACGTTCCGGGACGAAGACCACATCCGCTTTCACCCCATCATCACGAAGGGCGGACAGGCGGTCAACGCCATCCCAGACACGGTGGTGGTGGAAAGCTACGTGCGCGGCGCGACGATGGAGGCGATACGCGCGGCAAACGAGCGCGTCAACCGCGCGATGGCGGGCTGCGCGGCTGCCTTCGGCGCAAGCGTGCACCTGCAGGACCGCCCCGGCTATTCCCCGCTGCTGAACGACCGCACGCTCGCGCGGACGGCCTGCGAGGCGGCGGAGGCGGTGCTCGGCGCCTGCGAGGCGGCCTATGACGGCACGTGGGACACGGGCTGCACGGACATGGGCGACCTGAGCTGCGTGATGCCGGTCGTCCATCCCTACATCAAGGGCTCGCAGGGGCTGGGGCACGGCGACAACTACCGCATCGCAGACCCGGAGATGGCCTGCGTCGTGCCCGCGAAGATCCTGCTGCTCACGGCGCACCGGCTGCTCGCAAACGGCGCCGCGCGCGCCAAGGCCGTGCTCGAGAGCTTCAGGCCCCGCTATGCCAGCCGGGAGGCGTTCCTGTCGGCTATCGACGCGCTCTATCTAGATCGCGAGGCCGTCCGCGTACAGGAGGACGGCACGGTTCTGCTCGACTACAAATGACGGAGAAAAAATTGGACGGGGCCATCGCCTGCATTTCAGGAGAGGCCCCGTCCGCTGTTTTTCATCCCCGGCGTTTACGGACGCCGCGACCGCTCATAGGCGTCGATCTTGTCTTGGATCATCGCCCACGCCTCGCGGTTCCTTTCCTCGTAATCCCAGGGTTCGCGCGCCTGCGAAGCGAGGTTTACCGACAGCCAATTCGGCGGCTTTGCGCCCAGATACGGCCGGAATCCGAACTTGCCGTAAACCGAAAGCGCCCGATAGCTCCACGTCTGCGAGGTCAGGTACACGTAGCCCGCATACCCCAGCTCGTTATACAGGTCGAGCAGGCGTGTCACCAACGCCTTGGCGATTCCCCGCCCCTGATGGTCCGGATGCACGGCGACCCAGTGCAGGCGCTGGCGCTCCACCCCGAAGTGACGGCCCGGCCAGAGCGCGCCCGTACCCACGACGTCTCCCGCTGCATCCGTCACGAAGAGAAGACGTCTGCGCATCTCTTCATAGCAGGGAAACGCCTCGGCAGGTATATCCCTCCGTTCGGGCGGCCGCGGTTGCGCCCAGTCCGTCCCACAGCCCAGGAGAAACCCGCTTTGGAAGACTTCCTCCGCCTCCTGCAGAGAATCGACGTGGCCTACCAGGTGCTGCAATCGCGCCCACCGCGCTTCAAAGCCCGGCTCAAACGCGCTAAAGCGATACCCCTTCGGCAGCTCAAAGCGCGGATACGCCGCCGTATCCCGCTTTTCCATGATGACGCCGATGTGCGGCAGGGACTTGTCCAGCCCGGTGCGCAAAAAGCGCTCTTCCATAGGTTTCCCTCCCTTGGCAGGCAGCTTACGGGACGAAGGGCTTCGCCTCCCGCTCCGGGAGCGGACAGTGCGCCCAGTTCGGCGCCTCGCGCCAGCTGACGCCAAAGCCCGCGCCGTGGCTGCAGAACACGGAATCCGGCGTATCGGAGAGGCTCGCGAGCGGGTTATAGCCCGCGAGCGCGACGACCTCCTCCGCGTTCGCGCAGGGCGCGTAGTGCGACAGGGCGAACGACACCGCCCCGCGCCCGCGCGTCGCCGCCGTAAACTCCGGCGGATACTGTAGGAACGTCGCCGCCGGGCAGAGCCCCGACAGCGCGACGAGGCCGCCCGCGCTCACGGGCGCATCGAAGTCCGCGCGCAGGCGCGTGAGGTCGGAGAGGATTCGGCCCAGCGATTCCTCCGGCGCGGTGAGGGTAAAGCGGCAGACCGGCTCGAGCAGCACAGAGCGCGCGCCCATCAGCCCCTGCCGGATCGCGCGGTAGGTCGCCTCGCGGAAGTCGCCGCCCTCCGTGTGCTTGAGGTGCGCGCGTCCCGTGAGCAGCGTCACGCGCACGTCCGTCAGCGGCGCGCCCGTCAGCACGCCGCGGTGCGTGCGCTCCATCACGTGCGTATGGACGAGGCGCTGCCAGTTCAGGGCGAGCAAATCCACCGGGCATACGCTGTCAAACGTGACGCCGCTGCCGCGCGGCCCGGGCGTGAGGCGCAGGCGCACCTCCGCGTAGTGGCGCAGCGGTTCGTAGTGCCCGGTGCCGATCGCCTCGTCCGCGATCGTCTCCATGTAGAGGATGCGGCTTTGACCAAAGCCGACGCGCATGCGAAAGCGCGCCTCCAGAAGCTCCGTCAGCACTTCCAGCTGAATCGGGCCCATGACGCTGACCTCCAGGTCGCCCGAATCTGGGTCCGCGCCCACCGAGAGCGCAGGGTCCTCCTGCTCCAGCAGCCGCAGCGCCGAAAGCACCGCGTCCTTTGAAAGCGGCGGCGAAAACAACACGCGCGCGCGGAGCATCGGGCGCGTGTCGAAGCGGGAAAGCGCGGGTGCGCCGCCGATACGGTCGCCCGGAAGCGGCGTCTCCAGCCCCGTCGCCGCGACCACGTCCCCCGCCTGCGTCCGCTGAACCACGCGATACTTGTCGCCGCTGTACACGCGAAGCTCGTGCACCTTTTCGCGCACCGCCTCGCCCGCGCGCGTCAGGCTTGCGACCTCATCCTTGACGCAGAGCGCGCCGGAGAGCACCTTCATATGCACGACCCGCGCGCCCTGTGCGTCGCGCCGCACGCGAAAGACACGGGCCGCGAAGGGCGCATCGAGCTGGGGCGCTGCGTCTTTGAGCAGCGCGTCGAGCCCATAGAGCAGCTCCCGCACGCCCTCCCCCCTGAGCGCCGCGCCCGCGAAGGCCGGAAACAGCTGTCTCTGCGCCGTCTCCAGCCGCGCTGCGCGCAGAAAGTCCTCGCTAGATGCCGTACCCGCGAGGTAGCCCTCCAGCAGCGCCTCGTCGCGCGCGGCGATTTCCTCCTTCGCGGCGGGCGCAAACGAGCCCTCCGCCGCGCCCGCGTCCAGCAGCACGCAGTCTCCCGTGAGCCGCGCGCGGATGCCGTCCAGCGTGCGCCGGACGTCCGCCCCCTCCCGATCCGTCTTGTTCAGGAAGAAAAAGACCGGAAGCCCCGCCTGCCGCGCGAGCCGCCAGACCGTCTCCGTGTGGCTTTGCACGCCCTCCACGCAGCTCACGACCAGAATGGCCGCGTCCAGCACCTGCAGGGCGCGCTCCATCTCCGCCGAAAAATCCGCGTGGCCGGGCGTGTCGAGCAGGGTGTACTGATTTTCCCCCAGCGCAAAGACCGCCTGCCCGGAAAAGATGGTAATGCCCCGGCGCCGCTCCAGCGCGTCCGCATCCATGAAGGCGTCCTGATGATCCACCCGTCCGGGCGCGCGCAGGACGCCCGCGAGGTAAAGAATCTGCTCGGACAGGGTGGTCTTGCCCGCGTCCACGTGCGCCAAAATGCCAATCGTCCTGTTCATGCAACCGGCGGGATTCTCTCCCCGCGCGCCTCCTAACCCATTTCATTTGGACAAAAGGACACCGGAAGCCCAGCTTCCGGCTCATCTCAGTCTCTGAGCGTCTTCGGGTACACGCCCGCGGCGTGCAGCGCCTTCAGCTCGCCCATGACGTAGGGCTTGTCCTCCCTGTAGGTAATGCCGAACCAGACCGCGTCCGTGGAGAGCACGCGCACCGACAGCCCGCCCGCCCGCATCAGGTCGTCCACCATGATCGGCAGCAGGCACTCGCCCTTCACGCTGTCCGGCGCAAGCGCCTTTAAGAACGCGGTAAAGTAGGCGTCCGCCGCCTCGAAGATCCACGGGGTGAAGCCCCAGAAGTTCATGGAGACCAGCGCCTGCGGGTCGAGCGCCGCGCCCTCCTCGCTCTGGGAGGTATCGCGGATGGTGCCGTCCGGGAAGGGGCGAATCTTGTACGTCTCCTTGACCGCGGCCAGCTTGCCGTCCAGCAGCGAACAGACGCCGCGCGTCACCGTGCCGTTTTCGGAGACCGTGTTGCACAGGCGGTATCCGACCATCGCCGCCTCGCCCGTGGGCGCGAGGCTTTGCAGGCAGTCGTGCATGGACTGAAAGGCGGGCACGCCGTAGTAATCGTCCGCGTTGAGCACCGCGAAGGGCTCATGCACGACGTCCCGCGCACAGAGGATGGCGTGCACCGTGCCGAACGGCTTGGTGCGCCCCGCCGGCACCTGATAAAACGCAGGGAGCGAAGAAAAATCCTGAAAGGCGTATTCGACCTTCACCTTTTTCGCGATGCGGTCGCCCACCATCTCGCGCACGGTATCCAGCATTTCGCGTTTGATGATAAAGACTACCTTGTTAAAGCCCGCGCGGATTGCGTCGTAAATCGAATACTCCATCAGGATCTCGCCGCCCGGCCCGATCGCGTCCACCTGCTTGTTGCCGCCATAGCGCGATCCCATGCCCGCCGCCATGATGATAAGCGTCGTGTTCATCTCTGTTCTCTCCTCTTTTGCCGCGGCCTGCAGCCGCATCATCGGTTTGCTGCATTCAGTATAGCAGATTTTGTCTGTTTCGTCCACTCATGGCGCTTGACAGAATGTGCCTGTTATGGTATCCTTTCTCCCGTTTATATTGAATATCAAAATATTAGAACATCAAAGGAGAAAACGCCATGACATCCACCCCCAAGCATTCCGCCCGGCGCCACCCGCTGCGAATCCTGCTGGTCTGCGTCCTTCTCGCGCTGGTCGTCGCCCTTGCGGCCCTGCTTACGCTGTTTCAAGGCGAGCTGCGCACGCTGATGACGGTCGAAAAGCAGCGCGAATACCCGCTGTACACCATGAACTACCTGGGCGACTACGGCTTTGACAAGTACCTGGCGGAGGGCTCTGCGAGCGATGCGGAGCTGATCGCCTTCGTCACCCGCACGCTGCTCAAGGGCATCCCCCTGCCGTTCAGCATCCCCGACCTCGGCTGCTCGACGTTTAACGCCGTCACCCCCGAAGGAGAGGCGATATTCGGGCGCAACTTCGACCTTTCCTACTCGCCCGCGCTGCTCGTGCGCACGCAGCCGAAGGACGGATATGCGTCTCTTTCGATGGTCAACATGGGCTTTCTGGGTTACGGCGAGGGCAAGCTGCCGGATTCGCTGCTTTCTTCCTTCATCCTGCTCGCCGCGCCTTACGCGCCGCTGGACGGCGTGAACGAGAAGGGCGTGTCCATCGGCGTGCTGCTCATTCCCACCGAGCCGACGGCGCAGGAGACGGGCAAGACGCCCATCAGCACCACCGCCGCGGTGCGGCTGGTGCTGGACAAGGCCGCGAGCGTGGACGAGGCGATCGACCTGCTCTCGCGCTACGACATGCACGCCTCGGCGGGCAGCAGCTACCACTTCCAGATCGCGGACGCGCAGGGCCATTCCGCCGTCGTCGAATTCGAGGGCGACGTCATGAGCGTCGTGCGCGCAGACACGCCCTATCAGGCCTGCACCAACTTTTTGCAGACGCCCGCCTATTACGGCCAGGGCAAGGGGCTGGAGCGCTACGACCTGCTCGTGCGAACGCTGGCGGAAAAGGGCGGTGTGCTCACGATGGAGGAGGGCATGGCGCTCCTGTCCGCCGTCAGCCAGCCCTTTGAGGACGTGACGTCCGACAGCGACACGCAATGGTCGGTGATGTACAACAACGCGACGGGCGAAGCCGTGGTCTGCGCGGGCCGCGACTACGAAAACCCGTATTTCACATCGCTCTGACGCGCCGCGCGCTTGTGTTTTTTCCCGTCCTGTGCTAAACTGCCAGACAGATTCACGCGAGAAAAGAGGCGCATTTCATGATTCTGTTTCTGAACGATTACAGCGAGGGCGCGCACCCGCGCATCCTCGAAGCCATGGCGGAGGGCAACCTGCGCCAGCAGCGCGGCTATGGGCTGGACGACATCTCGCTTCGCGCACACGAGCGGATTCGCGCGCTGATCGACCGTCCGGACGCGGACGTGCACCTGCTCACCGGCGGCACCAGCGCCAACCTCGTCGCGCTGAGCGCCTTCCTGCGCCCGCACGAGGCCGTCATCTGCGCGGACTGCGGCCACATCAACACGCACGAAACCGGCGCGCTCGAGGGCGCGGGCCACAAGATCCTGACCGCCCCTTCCCACGACGGCAAGCTGACCGCGCAGGCCGTACGCCGCATCGCCGCCGCCCATACGGACGAGCACATGGTGCGCCCGCGCGCGGTGTTCATCTCGAACGCCTCCGAGCTGGGGACGGTGTACAGCCTGGAGGAGCTGCGCGGCTTACGCGCGGCCTGCGACGCGTGCGGCCTGTACCTGTACATGGACGGCGCGCGCCTGGGCGCGGCACTCGCGAGCGAGGGCTGCGATGTGCGCTTCAGCGACCTGCCGGGCCTGTGCGACGCCTTTTACATCGGCGGCACGAAGAACGGCGCGCTCATTGGCGAGGCAATGGTGCTCGTAAACCCCGCCCTCAAGGCCGACTTCCGCTACCTCATCAAGAACCGGGGCGGCATGCTCGCCAAGGGCTTCGTCGCAGGCTATCAGTTCGACGTGCTGATGCAGGACGGCCTGTACCTGCGCCTTGCCCGCCACGCGAACGGGATGGCGCAGGTGATCCGCGCCGCGTTCTCCGAAAGGGACGTTCCCTTCTTCGTGGAGACGGCCACCAACCAGCTCTTCCCCATCCTGACCGCCCCGCAGATCGCGTATCTCGAGCGGGATTTCGGCTTTCAGGTCTGGGAGCAGCTTTCGGACGGGCGCACCGCCATCCGCATCGTCACCAGCTGGGCAACGCCCGAGGAAAACGCCCGCGCGCTCGCAGAGGCGATTGCGGGGATGCCGTAATATCGCAGCTACGGAGGTTCCTGCGTCTCCCCGCGCCGAACCCTCTTCGTCTCCTCACGGAATCGCCATGAAAAACCGGCGGCATAGCCTCTTCAGGGCTGCGCCGCCGGTTTTTGTGCGCTATCAGGCTTCTTTTTCGAGCCGGATCACGTTCCAACTGAGGTTTCCGAGCTTTACGGTCAGCCTGCCGCCCTCCATCGCGCCGCCCGCGCCCCGCACAGGGGCGACCGCATCCGGGTTTTCCAGCGTGTTCTTCGCGCCCACGTCGTCGTGGTGCAGGACGATGTGCTC harbors:
- a CDS encoding amidohydrolase, yielding MQDAQLISLVDRHRGAILSTQDFLWAHPQTGYREWEADRYMAAHFEALGYRLTRAGDIPGFYADVDTGHPGPKVALLAELDSLICRNHPDANPETGAVHACGHSAQCAAMAGLAAALREPGALDGLCGSIRLMVVPAEELIEIGYREALRKRGVIRYLGGKVEFLARGFFDGVDMAMMIHNSAHSEGPAMLVGEGCNGCVTKQMTFTGVAAHAGGSPHEGINALYAATTALSAVNALRETFRDEDHIRFHPIITKGGQAVNAIPDTVVVESYVRGATMEAIRAANERVNRAMAGCAAAFGASVHLQDRPGYSPLLNDRTLARTACEAAEAVLGACEAAYDGTWDTGCTDMGDLSCVMPVVHPYIKGSQGLGHGDNYRIADPEMACVVPAKILLLTAHRLLANGAARAKAVLESFRPRYASREAFLSAIDALYLDREAVRVQEDGTVLLDYK
- a CDS encoding GTP-binding protein — translated: MNRTIGILAHVDAGKTTLSEQILYLAGVLRAPGRVDHQDAFMDADALERRRGITIFSGQAVFALGENQYTLLDTPGHADFSAEMERALQVLDAAILVVSCVEGVQSHTETVWRLARQAGLPVFFFLNKTDREGADVRRTLDGIRARLTGDCVLLDAGAAEGSFAPAAKEEIAARDEALLEGYLAGTASSEDFLRAARLETAQRQLFPAFAGAALRGEGVRELLYGLDALLKDAAPQLDAPFAARVFRVRRDAQGARVVHMKVLSGALCVKDEVASLTRAGEAVREKVHELRVYSGDKYRVVQRTQAGDVVAATGLETPLPGDRIGGAPALSRFDTRPMLRARVLFSPPLSKDAVLSALRLLEQEDPALSVGADPDSGDLEVSVMGPIQLEVLTELLEARFRMRVGFGQSRILYMETIADEAIGTGHYEPLRHYAEVRLRLTPGPRGSGVTFDSVCPVDLLALNWQRLVHTHVMERTHRGVLTGAPLTDVRVTLLTGRAHLKHTEGGDFREATYRAIRQGLMGARSVLLEPVCRFTLTAPEESLGRILSDLTRLRADFDAPVSAGGLVALSGLCPAATFLQYPPEFTAATRGRGAVSFALSHYAPCANAEEVVALAGYNPLASLSDTPDSVFCSHGAGFGVSWREAPNWAHCPLPEREAKPFVP
- a CDS encoding GNAT family N-acetyltransferase; translated protein: MEERFLRTGLDKSLPHIGVIMEKRDTAAYPRFELPKGYRFSAFEPGFEARWARLQHLVGHVDSLQEAEEVFQSGFLLGCGTDWAQPRPPERRDIPAEAFPCYEEMRRRLLFVTDAAGDVVGTGALWPGRHFGVERQRLHWVAVHPDHQGRGIAKALVTRLLDLYNELGYAGYVYLTSQTWSYRALSVYGKFGFRPYLGAKPPNWLSVNLASQAREPWDYEERNREAWAMIQDKIDAYERSRRP
- a CDS encoding aminotransferase class I/II-fold pyridoxal phosphate-dependent enzyme, producing MILFLNDYSEGAHPRILEAMAEGNLRQQRGYGLDDISLRAHERIRALIDRPDADVHLLTGGTSANLVALSAFLRPHEAVICADCGHINTHETGALEGAGHKILTAPSHDGKLTAQAVRRIAAAHTDEHMVRPRAVFISNASELGTVYSLEELRGLRAACDACGLYLYMDGARLGAALASEGCDVRFSDLPGLCDAFYIGGTKNGALIGEAMVLVNPALKADFRYLIKNRGGMLAKGFVAGYQFDVLMQDGLYLRLARHANGMAQVIRAAFSERDVPFFVETATNQLFPILTAPQIAYLERDFGFQVWEQLSDGRTAIRIVTSWATPEENARALAEAIAGMP
- a CDS encoding sugar phosphate nucleotidyltransferase, with translation MNTTLIIMAAGMGSRYGGNKQVDAIGPGGEILMEYSIYDAIRAGFNKVVFIIKREMLDTVREMVGDRIAKKVKVEYAFQDFSSLPAFYQVPAGRTKPFGTVHAILCARDVVHEPFAVLNADDYYGVPAFQSMHDCLQSLAPTGEAAMVGYRLCNTVSENGTVTRGVCSLLDGKLAAVKETYKIRPFPDGTIRDTSQSEEGAALDPQALVSMNFWGFTPWIFEAADAYFTAFLKALAPDSVKGECLLPIMVDDLMRAGGLSVRVLSTDAVWFGITYREDKPYVMGELKALHAAGVYPKTLRD
- a CDS encoding carcinine hydrolase/isopenicillin-N N-acyltransferase family protein; amino-acid sequence: MTSTPKHSARRHPLRILLVCVLLALVVALAALLTLFQGELRTLMTVEKQREYPLYTMNYLGDYGFDKYLAEGSASDAELIAFVTRTLLKGIPLPFSIPDLGCSTFNAVTPEGEAIFGRNFDLSYSPALLVRTQPKDGYASLSMVNMGFLGYGEGKLPDSLLSSFILLAAPYAPLDGVNEKGVSIGVLLIPTEPTAQETGKTPISTTAAVRLVLDKAASVDEAIDLLSRYDMHASAGSSYHFQIADAQGHSAVVEFEGDVMSVVRADTPYQACTNFLQTPAYYGQGKGLERYDLLVRTLAEKGGVLTMEEGMALLSAVSQPFEDVTSDSDTQWSVMYNNATGEAVVCAGRDYENPYFTSL